A genomic region of Manihot esculenta cultivar AM560-2 chromosome 15, M.esculenta_v8, whole genome shotgun sequence contains the following coding sequences:
- the LOC110602498 gene encoding peroxidase A2, protein MHPSPLTLVVIALYAILFVSSGGLASAQLSPTFYDQSCPNVSSIIRGVIAEALQTDTRIGGSLIRLHFHDCFVQGCDASILLDNSATIESEKEALPNNNSARGFDVVDKMKGRLESACPGVVSCADILAVAAQESVALAGGPIWSTQLGRRDSTTANRSLANTSLPGPFLTLEGLKSAFTAVGLNNDTDLVALSGAHTFGRARCGAFIQRLYNFNNTGLPDPTLNTTYLQTLQQICPQGGNTTVINNLDLTTPDIFDNDYYSNLLAGEGLLQTDQELFSTPGADTVDIVRNFSGNQTAFFESFVVSMLKMGNLNVSTGTAGEIRLNCSKVNGVGADTLLISSM, encoded by the exons ATGCATCCCTCTCCATTGACGTTGGTGGTGATAGCTTTATACGCAATTCTGTTTGTATCATCGGGAGGCTTGGCCTCTGCTCAGCTATCTCCAACATTTTACGATCAAAGCTGCCCAAATGTCTCCTCCATTATCCGTGGAGTCATCGCAGAAGCCCTGCAAACTGATACAAGGATTGGTGGCAGCCTCATCAGGCTTCACTTCCATGACTGCTTTGTCCAA GGCTGTGATGCTTCAATCTTGTTGGACAACAGTGCTACTATAGAGAGTGAGAAGGAAgctcttcctaataataactcAGCCAGAGGGTTCGATGTTGTTGATAAAATGAAGGGTAGATTGGAGAGTGCTTGCCCCGGCGTTGTTTCTTGTGCTGATATTCTCGCTGTTGCAGCTCAAGAATCTGTTGCTTTG GCAGGAGGGCCAATATGGAGCACTCAACTTGGAAGGAGAGATAGCACAACGGCGAACAGAAGTCTAGCTAATACTAGCCTTCCAGGTCCCTTCTTGACCCTTGAGGGTCTCAAGTCCGCCTTCACGGCCGTCGGCCTCAACAACGACACTGATCTAGTTGCCCTATCTG GTGCTCATACATTTGGAAGAGCTCGATGTGGAGCCTTTATCCAACGATTATACAACTTCAATAACACTGGTCTCCCAGACCCAACATTAAATACAACCTATTTGCAGACACTTCAACAGATATGTCCTCAAGGAGGAAACACAACTGTAATAAATAATCTCGATCTCACAACTCCTGATATTTTTGACAATGATTATTACTCAAATCTTTTAGCTGGGGAAGGCCTTCTCCAGACCGATCAGGAACTGTTTTCAACTCCTGGGGCCGATACTGTTGATATTGTGAGAAATTTTAGTGGTAATCAGACTGCTTTCTTTGAAAGCTTTGTGGTGTCCATGCTCAAAATGGGAAATCTCAACGTTTCAACAGGAACAGCTGGAGAGATTCGATTGAACTGTAGTAAAGTTAATGGAGTCGGAGCAGACACCCTTCTTATTAGCTCTATGTGA
- the LOC110602651 gene encoding peroxidase 15 yields MKHPSPLLMIVAGLVSAILVGAQLGYAQLSPTFYDQTCPNVSFIIREVILEAMLTDPRIDASLNRLHFHDCFVNGCDGSLLLDTTPTMEGEKEALGNNNSARGFDVVDTMKARLESACPGVVSCADILTIASQESVTLAGGPTWTNLLGRRDSFNASRAQANLSLPSPFMTLEELIVNFRNVGLPNVTDLVALSGAHTFGQAQCRTFRTRIYDSPELPLNSTYNVTLSRICSRNGTTDANSRTQLDATTPNVFDNQYFSNLQFGRGLLKSDQVLFSTPGSNTTEIVNRFTANRAVFFQSFVDAMIRMGNLRPLTGTEGEIRLNCRRRNGNLAEPGIRMVTSM; encoded by the exons ATGAAGCATCCTTCTCCATTATTGATGATAGTGGCTGGTTTGGTCTCTGCAATTTTGGTCGGAGCGCAGCTGGGCTATGCTCAGCTCTCTCCGACATTTTACGACCAGACTTGCCCAAATGTCTCCTTTATCATACGAGAAGTCATCCTGGAGGCCATGCTTACTGATCCCAGGATCGATGCCAGCCTCAACAGGCTTCATTTCCATGACTGCTTCGTTAAT GGCTGTGATGGATCACTCTTGTTGGACACTACTCCTACTATGGAGGGTGAGAAAGAAGCTCTTGGTAATAACAACTCAGCAAGAGGTTTCGATGTTGTCGATACAATGAAGGCTAGGTTGGAGAGTGCTTGTCCTGGAGTTGTTTCTTGCGCTGATATTCTCACCATTGCTTCTCAAGAATCTGTTACTTTG GCCGGTGGGCCAACATGGACTAATCTACTTGGAAGAAGAGATAGCTTTAATGCAAGCAGGGCTCAAGCTAATCTTAGCCTTCCAAGTCCCTTTATGACCCTCGAGGAGCTCATCGTCAATTTCCGCAACGTTGGCCTCCCTAATGTTACCGACTTAGTTGCCCTCTCCG GCGCTCATACGTTTGGACAAGCTCAATGTCGAACTTTTAGGACTAGAATATACGACTCTCCTGAACTACCATTGAACTCAACTTATAATGTAACACTAAGCAGAATATGCTCAAGAAATGGAACGACGGATGCAAATTCGAGAACCCAGCTTGATGCTACAACACCTAATGTGTTCGATAACCAATATTTCTCTAATCTTCAATTTGGCAGAGGTCTTCTAAAGAGTGATCAAGTTCTATTTTCGACTCCGGGATCTAATACTACTGAAATCGTTAATAGATTTACTGCTAATCGGGCCGTATTTTTTCAAAGCTTTGTGGATGCTATGATCAGAATGGGGAATCTCAGGCCTTTAACAGGAACTGAAGGAGAAATTAGATTGAACTGTCGCAGAAGAAATGGCAATTTGGCTGAACCGGGCATTCGTATGGTTACTTCTATGTGA